The proteins below come from a single Burkholderia sp. FERM BP-3421 genomic window:
- a CDS encoding GNAT family N-acetyltransferase: MSHRFLFPEDGLLVRDDIRLRLIRAGDAPDLLRYSVENRTHLKRWEPSRAASFHTLDAMHARLDAVLRSHAAHTALHLVLDRPGASGIVGECNFTNIVRGPFQACHLGFSIDAREEGRGLMAAALRLAIAHAFEVLQLHRIMVNHRPENTRSAVLLAHLGFEREGLAKRYLKIDGAWADHVLTSLINPSDRD; encoded by the coding sequence ATGTCGCACCGCTTCCTGTTTCCCGAAGACGGCTTGCTCGTTCGCGACGACATCAGGCTGCGCCTGATTCGCGCAGGCGATGCGCCCGACCTCCTGCGCTACTCCGTCGAAAACCGGACCCACCTCAAGCGCTGGGAGCCGAGCAGGGCAGCGTCGTTCCATACGCTCGACGCTATGCACGCGCGGCTCGACGCCGTGCTTCGAAGCCATGCCGCACATACCGCCCTTCACCTCGTGCTGGATCGCCCCGGTGCCTCGGGCATCGTCGGCGAGTGCAACTTTACGAATATTGTCCGCGGTCCGTTCCAGGCCTGCCACCTCGGCTTCTCGATCGATGCGCGCGAGGAAGGGCGCGGGCTGATGGCGGCCGCCTTGAGGCTCGCTATCGCCCATGCATTCGAGGTTCTGCAGCTGCACCGGATCATGGTCAACCATCGCCCCGAGAATACGCGCAGTGCAGTGCTGCTCGCGCACCTGGGCTTCGAGCGTGAGGGGTTGGCAAAGCGCTATCTGAAGATCGACGGTGCGTGGGCCGACCACGTGCTGACCTCGTTGATCAACCCGTCGGACAGGGATTGA
- the tuf gene encoding elongation factor Tu: MAKEKFERTKPHVNVGTIGHVDHGKTTLTAAITTVLTKKFGGEAKAYDQIDAAPEEKARGITINTAHVEYETANRHYAHVDCPGHADYVKNMITGAAQMDGAILVCSAADGPMPQTREHILLARQVGVPYIIVFLNKCDMVDDAELLELVEMEVRELLSKYDFPGDDTPIVKGSAKLALEGDTGELGEVAIMSLADALDTYIPTPERAVDGAFLMPVEDVFSISGRGTVVTGRIERGVVKVGEEIEIVGIKPTVKTTCTGVEMFRKLLDQGQAGDNVGILLRGTKREDVERGQVLSKPGSITPHTHFTAEVYVLSKDEGGRHTPFFNNYRPQFYFRTTDVTGSIELPKDKEMVMPGDNVSITVKLIAPIAMEEGLRFAIREGGRTVGAGVVAKVLE; the protein is encoded by the coding sequence ATGGCCAAGGAAAAATTTGAGCGGACCAAGCCGCACGTGAACGTTGGTACGATTGGTCACGTTGACCACGGCAAGACGACACTGACGGCAGCGATCACGACCGTGCTGACGAAGAAATTCGGCGGCGAGGCGAAGGCCTACGACCAGATCGACGCGGCACCGGAAGAAAAGGCGCGCGGCATCACGATCAACACGGCACACGTCGAGTACGAAACGGCTAACCGCCACTACGCGCACGTTGACTGCCCGGGCCACGCTGACTATGTGAAGAACATGATCACGGGCGCAGCGCAGATGGACGGCGCGATCCTGGTGTGCTCGGCAGCAGACGGCCCGATGCCGCAAACGCGCGAGCACATCCTGCTGGCGCGTCAGGTTGGCGTTCCGTACATCATCGTGTTCCTGAACAAGTGCGACATGGTGGACGACGCTGAACTGCTCGAGCTGGTCGAGATGGAAGTTCGCGAACTCCTGTCGAAGTACGACTTCCCGGGCGACGACACGCCGATCGTGAAGGGTTCGGCAAAGCTGGCGCTGGAAGGCGACACGGGCGAGCTGGGCGAAGTGGCGATCATGAGCCTGGCAGACGCGCTGGACACGTACATCCCGACGCCGGAGCGTGCAGTTGACGGCGCGTTCCTGATGCCGGTGGAAGACGTGTTCTCGATCTCGGGTCGCGGCACGGTGGTGACGGGCCGTATCGAGCGCGGCGTGGTGAAGGTCGGCGAAGAAATCGAAATCGTCGGTATCAAGCCGACGGTGAAGACGACCTGCACGGGCGTGGAAATGTTCCGCAAGCTGCTGGACCAAGGTCAGGCAGGCGACAACGTCGGTATCCTGCTGCGCGGCACGAAGCGTGAAGACGTGGAGCGCGGCCAGGTTCTGTCGAAGCCGGGTTCGATCACGCCGCACACGCACTTCACGGCTGAAGTGTACGTGCTGAGCAAGGACGAAGGCGGCCGCCACACGCCGTTCTTCAACAACTACCGTCCGCAGTTCTACTTCCGTACGACGGACGTGACGGGTTCGATCGAGCTGCCGAAGGACAAGGAAATGGTGATGCCGGGCGACAACGTGTCGATCACGGTGAAGCTGATCGCGCCGATCGCGATGGAAGAAGGTCTGCGCTTCGCAATCCGCGAAGGCGGCCGTACCGTCGGCGCCGGCGTCGTTGCCAAGGTCCTCGAGTAA
- the secE gene encoding preprotein translocase subunit SecE translates to MANPSVETVNTSGDKLMLALGVLLVLAGFAGFFLLGGKEWYVRGAALAVGVVAGAAVALMSLPGKGFIAFAKDSYREVRKVVWPTRKEATQTTLVVFGFVLVMALFLWLSDKSIEWAIFSVILGWK, encoded by the coding sequence ATGGCGAATCCTTCCGTCGAAACTGTAAATACCTCCGGCGATAAGCTAATGCTGGCCCTGGGCGTATTGTTGGTCTTGGCCGGATTTGCGGGCTTCTTCTTGCTGGGTGGCAAGGAGTGGTACGTCCGCGGCGCTGCGTTGGCAGTGGGGGTTGTCGCCGGTGCGGCCGTTGCGCTGATGTCGCTTCCGGGCAAAGGCTTCATTGCTTTCGCCAAGGATTCGTATCGCGAAGTGCGCAAGGTGGTCTGGCCCACGCGCAAGGAAGCCACGCAAACCACGCTCGTCGTGTTCGGCTTTGTGCTGGTGATGGCGCTCTTTCTTTGGCTGAGTGACAAGTCCATCGAATGGGCGATTTTCTCGGTGATTCTGGGTTGGAAATGA
- the nusG gene encoding transcription termination/antitermination protein NusG, giving the protein MSDTPASPSGKRWYVVHAYSGMEKSVQRALQERIERAGMQDKFGQILVPTEEVVEVKGGHKAVTERRFFPGYVLVEMEMTDETWHLVKNTAKVTGFVGGARNRPSPISPREVEKIMSQMQEGVEKPRPKTLFEVGEMVRVKEGPFTDFNGTVEEVNYEKSRVRVSVTIFGRATPVELEFGQVEKV; this is encoded by the coding sequence ATGAGCGATACTCCGGCATCCCCGAGTGGAAAACGTTGGTACGTCGTGCACGCCTACTCCGGTATGGAGAAGAGCGTGCAGCGCGCGCTTCAGGAGCGCATCGAACGTGCTGGCATGCAGGACAAGTTCGGCCAGATCCTGGTTCCTACCGAGGAAGTGGTCGAGGTCAAGGGCGGCCACAAGGCCGTCACCGAACGTCGTTTCTTCCCCGGCTACGTGCTGGTCGAAATGGAAATGACGGACGAAACCTGGCACCTCGTGAAGAATACCGCGAAGGTCACCGGTTTCGTGGGCGGCGCCCGTAACCGCCCGAGCCCGATTTCCCCGCGGGAAGTCGAAAAGATCATGTCGCAGATGCAGGAAGGCGTGGAGAAGCCGCGCCCGAAGACCCTGTTCGAAGTCGGCGAGATGGTTCGGGTGAAGGAAGGTCCGTTCACCGACTTCAACGGTACGGTCGAAGAAGTGAACTACGAAAAGTCGCGTGTGCGCGTTTCGGTCACCATCTTCGGTCGCGCGACGCCGGTCGAGCTCGAATTCGGTCAGGTCGAGAAGGTCTAA
- the rplK gene encoding 50S ribosomal protein L11, producing the protein MAKKIIGFIKLQIPAGKANPSPPVGPALGQRGLNIMEFCKAFNAQTQGMEPGLPVPVVITAFADKSFTFVMKTPPATVLIKKAAKVDKGSSKPHTDKVGTITRAQAEEIAKTKMPDLTAADLDAAVRTIAGSARSMGITVEGV; encoded by the coding sequence ATGGCAAAGAAGATCATCGGCTTTATCAAGCTGCAGATTCCTGCAGGTAAAGCCAATCCGTCGCCGCCGGTCGGTCCGGCGCTGGGCCAACGCGGCCTGAACATCATGGAGTTCTGCAAGGCGTTCAACGCGCAGACTCAAGGCATGGAGCCGGGCCTGCCGGTGCCGGTGGTCATCACGGCATTCGCGGACAAGAGCTTCACGTTCGTGATGAAGACGCCGCCGGCGACCGTCCTGATCAAGAAGGCGGCCAAGGTGGACAAGGGTTCGAGCAAGCCGCACACCGACAAGGTCGGCACGATCACCCGCGCGCAAGCAGAAGAAATCGCCAAGACCAAGATGCCCGACCTCACGGCGGCTGATCTGGACGCAGCTGTTCGCACCATCGCTGGTAGCGCACGCTCGATGGGCATCACCGTGGAGGGTGTGTAA
- the rplA gene encoding 50S ribosomal protein L1, translated as MAKISKRRQAFAAKVDRQKLYAIEDALALVKECASAKFNESIDVAVQLGIDAKKSDQVVRGSVVLPAGTGKSVRVAVFAQGEKAEQARAAGAEVVGMEDLAEQIKAGQMDFDIVIASPDTMRVVGTLGQILGPRGLMPNPKVGTVTPDVATAVKNAKAGQVQFRVDKAGIIHATIGRASFEAAALRSNLSALVEALQKAKPATSKGVYLRKIALSSTMGVGVRVDQATLAA; from the coding sequence ATGGCTAAGATCTCGAAGCGCCGTCAGGCATTCGCCGCTAAGGTCGACCGTCAGAAGCTGTACGCGATCGAAGACGCACTGGCACTCGTGAAGGAATGCGCGAGCGCGAAGTTCAACGAATCGATCGACGTGGCTGTCCAGCTCGGCATTGATGCGAAGAAGTCGGACCAGGTCGTTCGCGGCTCGGTCGTGCTGCCCGCAGGTACCGGCAAGTCGGTGCGCGTCGCCGTGTTCGCGCAAGGCGAGAAGGCCGAGCAGGCGCGTGCCGCCGGCGCGGAAGTGGTCGGCATGGAAGATCTGGCTGAACAGATCAAGGCCGGTCAAATGGATTTCGACATCGTGATCGCTTCGCCGGACACGATGCGGGTCGTCGGTACGCTCGGCCAGATCCTCGGCCCGCGCGGCCTGATGCCGAACCCGAAGGTCGGCACCGTGACGCCGGACGTCGCGACTGCCGTGAAGAACGCGAAGGCGGGTCAGGTGCAGTTCCGTGTCGACAAGGCTGGTATCATCCACGCGACCATCGGCCGTGCATCGTTCGAAGCCGCCGCACTGCGCTCGAACCTGTCGGCACTCGTCGAGGCGCTGCAAAAGGCAAAGCCGGCGACGAGCAAGGGCGTGTACCTGCGCAAGATCGCACTGTCCAGCACCATGGGTGTGGGCGTGCGCGTCGACCAGGCTACGCTGGCCGCGTAA
- the rplJ gene encoding 50S ribosomal protein L10, whose amino-acid sequence MPLNREDKQAVVAEVAAQVAKAQTVVLAEYRGIAVGDLTKLRAQAREQKVYLRVLKNTLARRAVEGTPFAPLAEQMTGPLIYGISEDAIAAAKVVNDFGKSNDKLIIKAGSFDGKVMDKAGVQALASIPSREELLSKLLFVMQSPVSGFARALAALAEKKQAEAA is encoded by the coding sequence GTGCCGCTTAATAGAGAAGACAAGCAAGCCGTCGTCGCTGAGGTTGCCGCGCAAGTCGCGAAGGCCCAGACCGTTGTGCTGGCTGAGTATCGTGGAATTGCGGTTGGCGATCTGACCAAGCTGCGCGCGCAAGCGCGTGAGCAAAAGGTTTACCTGCGCGTGTTGAAGAATACGCTGGCGCGCCGCGCCGTCGAAGGTACGCCGTTTGCTCCGCTGGCAGAGCAGATGACTGGCCCCCTGATCTACGGCATCTCGGAAGATGCAATTGCTGCTGCCAAGGTCGTCAACGACTTCGGCAAGAGCAATGACAAGCTGATCATCAAGGCGGGCTCGTTCGATGGCAAGGTGATGGACAAGGCAGGCGTGCAAGCGCTGGCCAGCATCCCGAGCCGCGAAGAACTGCTCTCGAAGCTGCTGTTCGTCATGCAGTCGCCTGTTTCGGGCTTCGCGCGCGCACTGGCTGCGCTCGCCGAGAAGAAGCAAGCCGAAGCTGCGTAA
- the rplL gene encoding 50S ribosomal protein L7/L12, with protein MAIAKEDILAAVEGMTVLELNELVKAFEEKFGVSAAAVAVAGPAGGAAAAVEEKTEFTVVLTEAGGNKVAVIKAVRELTGLGLKEAKDLVDGAPKPVKEGVDKAAADEAKKKLEDAGAKVEVK; from the coding sequence ATGGCAATCGCAAAAGAAGACATTCTGGCCGCAGTCGAAGGCATGACTGTTCTGGAACTGAACGAGCTGGTCAAGGCGTTCGAAGAGAAGTTCGGCGTGTCGGCAGCTGCAGTGGCAGTCGCTGGCCCGGCAGGTGGCGCAGCTGCTGCTGTCGAAGAAAAGACCGAATTCACGGTCGTGCTGACCGAAGCCGGCGGCAACAAGGTTGCAGTCATCAAGGCTGTTCGCGAACTGACGGGCCTGGGCCTGAAGGAAGCGAAGGACCTGGTTGACGGCGCACCGAAGCCCGTCAAGGAAGGCGTGGACAAGGCAGCGGCTGACGAAGCCAAGAAGAAGCTGGAAGACGCAGGCGCGAAGGTCGAAGTCAAGTAA